In one Streptomyces sp. NBC_00597 genomic region, the following are encoded:
- a CDS encoding DNA alkylation repair protein — protein MAELAALEDPKARAINERHGDDHGVNLTKLRALAKRLKTQPELARRLWETGDGAARLLAILICRPKAFERAELDAMLREAHTPKVHDWLVNYVVKKNPHAEELRSAWFADPDPVVASAGWALTTERVAKQPEGLDLAGLLDVIEAEMADAPDRLQWAMNHCLAQIGIEHAEYRVRAMEIGERLGVLKDYPTPPGCTSPFAPIWITEMVRRRAAASGA, from the coding sequence ATGGCCGAGCTGGCCGCGCTGGAGGACCCGAAGGCCCGCGCGATCAACGAGAGGCACGGCGACGACCACGGCGTGAACCTCACCAAGCTGCGCGCGCTCGCGAAACGGCTGAAGACGCAACCGGAACTCGCGCGCCGGCTCTGGGAGACGGGCGACGGCGCGGCGCGACTGCTGGCGATCCTGATCTGCCGTCCGAAGGCGTTCGAGCGAGCCGAGCTGGACGCCATGCTGCGCGAGGCGCACACCCCCAAGGTGCACGACTGGCTCGTGAACTACGTGGTCAAGAAGAACCCGCACGCCGAAGAGCTGCGCTCGGCTTGGTTCGCCGATCCGGATCCGGTGGTCGCGAGCGCCGGCTGGGCGCTGACCACCGAACGCGTGGCGAAGCAGCCGGAGGGTCTCGACCTGGCAGGACTGCTCGACGTCATCGAGGCGGAGATGGCGGACGCCCCGGACCGGCTGCAGTGGGCGATGAACCACTGCCTGGCGCAGATCGGGATCGAGCACGCCGAGTACCGGGTCCGGGCCATGGAGATCGGTGAGCGGCTGGGGGTGCTCAAGGACTACCCGACGCCCCCGGGATGCACGTCTCCCTTCGCGCCGATCTGGATCACCGAGATGGTGCGCAGACGGGCTGCCGCGTCGGGGGCGTAG
- a CDS encoding DsbA family oxidoreductase, which translates to MRVEIWSDIACPWCYIGKARFTKGLAEFAHRDEVEVVFRSFELDQHSPKGTTAPVLEMLAKKYGRTLEEARGMEEHVAAAARAEGLTYRTEGRDHGNTFDVHRLLHLAAARGRQEELLDLAYRANFAEERSVFDPEVLVALAVEAGLDEAEVRAVLADDSAYEAEVRADEREAAELGANAVPFFVLDRRYGISGGQPAEVFTRALEQAWAGREVAEPAPADACDPAGACPAPRA; encoded by the coding sequence ATGCGCGTCGAGATCTGGAGCGACATCGCCTGCCCCTGGTGCTACATCGGCAAGGCCCGTTTCACGAAGGGGCTGGCCGAGTTCGCGCACCGTGACGAGGTCGAGGTCGTCTTCCGGTCCTTCGAGCTCGACCAGCACAGCCCCAAGGGCACGACGGCGCCGGTCCTGGAGATGCTCGCCAAGAAGTACGGCCGGACCCTTGAGGAGGCGCGCGGCATGGAGGAGCACGTCGCCGCCGCCGCCCGAGCCGAGGGGCTGACGTACCGCACCGAGGGCCGCGACCACGGGAACACCTTCGACGTCCACCGCCTGCTGCACCTGGCCGCCGCCCGCGGCCGCCAGGAGGAGCTGCTCGACCTCGCCTACCGGGCGAACTTCGCCGAGGAGCGGTCCGTCTTCGACCCCGAGGTGCTCGTCGCGCTCGCGGTGGAAGCCGGGTTGGACGAGGCGGAGGTGCGCGCCGTCCTCGCGGACGACTCGGCGTACGAGGCCGAGGTGCGGGCCGACGAGCGCGAGGCGGCGGAGCTCGGCGCCAACGCCGTGCCGTTCTTCGTGCTGGACCGCCGTTACGGGATCTCCGGCGGGCAGCCCGCCGAGGTGTTCACCCGGGCGCTGGAGCAGGCGTGGGCCGGCCGCGAGGTCGCGGAGCCCGCGCCGGCCGACGCCTGCGACCCCGCCGGCGCCTGCCCGGCCCCCCGCGCCTGA
- a CDS encoding N-acetyltransferase family protein, with translation MIRTAQPADLDAIAALHTRARSTYYRGRVPEQAHAAREGWSRAVARATTDGGVLCAEQDGELRGVAAFRTADGETTLTQLHVDPAHWRRGTGAALHAACVDAWLRAGVGRVRLEVYEHNLRAQAFYAHQGWRPPATGPLRSGSHLTLWLNLGE, from the coding sequence ATGATCAGGACCGCGCAACCCGCAGACCTCGATGCCATAGCGGCCCTCCACACCCGGGCCCGGTCCACTTATTACCGCGGCCGCGTCCCCGAGCAGGCGCACGCCGCCCGCGAGGGCTGGTCGAGGGCGGTCGCACGGGCCACGACCGACGGCGGGGTGCTGTGCGCGGAGCAGGACGGGGAGCTCAGGGGGGTGGCGGCCTTCCGCACGGCGGACGGCGAGACCACCCTCACCCAGTTACACGTCGACCCGGCCCACTGGCGCCGCGGCACCGGCGCCGCCCTGCACGCCGCCTGCGTCGACGCCTGGCTGCGCGCCGGCGTGGGCCGGGTCCGGCTGGAGGTCTACGAACACAACCTCCGGGCCCAGGCCTTCTACGCCCACCAAGGCTGGCGCCCGCCCGCCACGGGCCCCCTCCGCTCCGGCTCCCACCTCACCCTCTGGCTGAATCTCGGGGAATGA
- a CDS encoding penicillin-binding protein 2: MNKTIRRASVFCLLLVLALLVRVTWVQAYQGQALADNENNRRNLIGQYENPLGNIIVGGEAITGSVKTGGKDFGYKRTYVDGPLYAPITGYSSQAFGTSMLEGVYKKILNGSDDRLKTVMDMLTNKRAAPGDVLTTIDKGVQKAAYDALQGKQGSAVAIDPATGEILAIVNNPSYDPGTITGANDNAAWEKLIEDKGKAMENVALRKPQAPGSTFKLVTLAAAIENGLVTNLDTPTGTPDPYTIPGTRTLLPSEAGSAACNNASPRTALRLSCNNVFAELAHKLGQDKMRAMAEKLGFNTETATPVTARPASKYPTQKMSVDQVAQTGIGQFDVQATPLQMAMVTAAIENGGKLVAPHSVSEVTDANGNVLESFKNPKSEQVMNAKTASMLQDAMRTVATEGGGKPAQVAGAEVGGKTGTAQRGVNNSLPPLAWFTSYGKSGGKQIAVAVVIENSDTDRSEIGGGKLAAPIAQKMMEAWLKK, from the coding sequence ATGAACAAGACGATCAGGCGTGCGTCGGTCTTCTGTCTGCTCCTGGTGCTGGCCCTTTTGGTGCGGGTCACCTGGGTGCAGGCCTACCAAGGCCAGGCGCTCGCAGACAACGAGAACAACCGACGGAACCTCATCGGGCAGTACGAGAACCCGCTGGGCAACATCATCGTGGGCGGGGAGGCGATCACCGGCTCGGTGAAGACGGGCGGGAAGGACTTCGGCTACAAGCGCACCTACGTCGACGGTCCTCTCTACGCGCCGATCACCGGCTACAGCTCCCAGGCCTTCGGCACGAGCATGCTGGAGGGCGTCTACAAGAAGATCCTCAACGGGTCCGACGACCGGCTCAAGACCGTGATGGACATGCTCACCAACAAGCGGGCCGCGCCGGGCGACGTGCTGACGACCATCGACAAGGGCGTGCAGAAGGCCGCGTACGACGCGCTCCAGGGCAAGCAGGGCTCCGCCGTCGCCATCGACCCGGCGACCGGCGAGATCCTCGCCATCGTGAACAACCCCTCCTACGATCCGGGCACCATCACGGGCGCCAACGACAACGCAGCCTGGGAGAAGTTGATCGAGGACAAGGGCAAGGCCATGGAGAACGTGGCCCTGCGCAAGCCGCAGGCGCCGGGCTCCACCTTCAAGCTGGTCACCCTGGCGGCGGCCATCGAGAACGGCCTGGTCACCAACCTCGACACGCCGACCGGCACCCCGGACCCGTACACGATCCCCGGAACCCGGACCCTGCTGCCCAGCGAGGCGGGATCCGCCGCCTGCAACAACGCCTCGCCGCGCACCGCCCTGCGGCTGTCCTGCAACAACGTCTTCGCCGAGCTCGCGCACAAGCTCGGCCAGGACAAGATGCGGGCGATGGCCGAGAAGCTCGGCTTCAACACGGAGACGGCGACGCCCGTCACCGCCCGCCCGGCGAGCAAGTACCCGACGCAGAAGATGTCGGTCGACCAGGTCGCGCAGACGGGTATCGGCCAGTTCGACGTGCAGGCCACCCCGCTCCAGATGGCGATGGTGACCGCCGCGATCGAGAACGGTGGCAAGCTCGTCGCCCCGCACTCGGTGTCCGAGGTCACCGACGCGAACGGCAACGTGCTGGAGAGCTTCAAGAACCCGAAGTCCGAGCAGGTCATGAACGCCAAGACCGCGTCGATGCTCCAGGACGCCATGCGGACGGTCGCTACCGAGGGCGGCGGCAAGCCCGCGCAGGTGGCGGGCGCCGAGGTGGGCGGCAAGACCGGTACCGCGCAGCGCGGCGTGAACAACAGCCTGCCGCCGCTGGCCTGGTTCACCTCGTACGGCAAGTCGGGAGGCAAGCAGATCGCGGTTGCCGTGGTGATCGAGAACTCGGACACCGACCGCTCCGAGATCGGGGGAGGCAAGCTCGCCGCTCCCATCGCCCAGAAGATGATGGAGGCGTGGCTGAAGAAGTAG
- a CDS encoding response regulator transcription factor: MTAAGRPPLRIVLADDERMVRTALRVILEAEPDLEVVGEAASGSEAVPLVRSLAPDVVLMDVRMPEIDGIRATEQIIATMPEPPRIVVVTTFENDAYVYDALRAGAAGFLLKRADPDELIGAVRLVSRGDCLLFPAAVRSLAVSHAPGAAGPAAWVARLTDREADVLRLMATGLSNHEMSERLGVGPQTVKSHVAAVLSKTGSRDRTQAVIAAYEGGFMKKG, encoded by the coding sequence ATGACCGCCGCGGGCCGGCCGCCGCTGCGCATCGTGCTCGCCGACGACGAGCGCATGGTCCGCACCGCCCTGCGGGTCATCCTCGAAGCCGAACCCGACCTGGAGGTCGTCGGTGAGGCGGCCTCCGGTTCCGAAGCCGTTCCACTGGTCCGCTCCCTGGCCCCCGACGTGGTGCTGATGGACGTCCGGATGCCCGAGATCGACGGCATTCGGGCCACCGAGCAGATCATCGCCACCATGCCCGAGCCGCCCCGGATCGTGGTCGTCACCACCTTCGAGAACGACGCGTACGTCTACGACGCGCTGCGCGCGGGCGCCGCCGGGTTCCTCCTGAAGCGCGCCGACCCCGACGAGCTCATCGGCGCGGTCCGCCTCGTCTCCCGCGGAGACTGCCTGCTCTTCCCGGCGGCCGTCCGCTCCCTGGCGGTGTCGCACGCGCCCGGCGCCGCGGGCCCCGCCGCCTGGGTGGCCCGGCTCACCGACCGGGAAGCCGACGTGCTGCGCCTGATGGCCACCGGACTGTCCAACCACGAGATGAGCGAGCGCCTCGGCGTCGGCCCCCAGACGGTCAAGTCGCACGTCGCCGCGGTCCTCTCCAAGACCGGCTCGCGCGACCGTACCCAGGCGGTCATCGCGGCCTACGAGGGCGGCTTCATGAAGAAAGGCTGA
- a CDS encoding histidine kinase, which yields MGAGTRAGVGRLLGARARLRWVHLILGGALLMPYFLLAQVVVAVWSGRGNVFGSTALTLASYGLSLPLVAVTGLFGLVRPMSAGAVRALCGVPGERLAEGPARSWAARGRTSAWWTLHLGVGAVISGMSLAVPPMAVALIALPVVSRLRNSPLGLDWFSTGAAPYTAPLLGIGMLGGLVLSAAGAGALLARTAPVLLGPTGADRLAAAEERAADLAVRNRLARELHDAVGHALSAVTLQAVAARRVLDSDPAFVREALAAIEDTTRRTVGELDAVLGLLRDGDPARPDAAPAPTLAADLDALLARTRAAGTTVTAHQDPGPAGNWAQLPAIASREAFRIVQEGLSNALRHGTGPVELRIAVRDKNNSAGSTDRELEITMTNPPGTADGRQPRTTGGRGLHGAAERATLLGGRVEAGPHRELWRLRAVLPLGGGSR from the coding sequence ATGGGTGCGGGGACGCGGGCCGGTGTGGGCCGGCTGCTGGGGGCGCGGGCCCGGTTGCGCTGGGTGCACCTGATCCTCGGCGGGGCACTGCTGATGCCGTACTTCCTGCTGGCCCAGGTGGTGGTCGCCGTCTGGTCCGGCCGGGGCAACGTCTTCGGCTCCACCGCGCTGACCCTCGCCTCGTACGGGCTGTCCCTGCCGCTGGTCGCGGTGACCGGTCTGTTCGGGCTCGTCCGACCGATGTCGGCCGGCGCCGTACGGGCCCTGTGCGGGGTGCCGGGGGAGCGGCTGGCCGAGGGACCGGCCCGGTCCTGGGCGGCCCGGGGGCGGACCTCGGCCTGGTGGACCCTGCACCTCGGGGTCGGCGCGGTGATCAGCGGGATGAGTCTCGCGGTACCGCCCATGGCGGTGGCGCTGATCGCGCTGCCGGTCGTGAGCAGGCTGCGGAACAGCCCCTTGGGGCTGGACTGGTTCAGCACCGGCGCCGCGCCGTACACCGCCCCGCTGCTGGGGATCGGGATGCTGGGCGGGCTCGTCCTGAGCGCCGCCGGCGCCGGGGCGCTGCTGGCCCGGACGGCACCCGTCCTGCTCGGGCCGACCGGGGCGGACCGGCTGGCCGCGGCCGAGGAGCGGGCCGCCGACCTGGCCGTGCGCAACCGGCTGGCCCGAGAGCTGCACGACGCGGTCGGGCACGCCCTGAGCGCCGTCACCCTCCAGGCGGTCGCCGCCCGACGGGTGCTCGACAGCGACCCCGCGTTCGTACGGGAGGCGCTGGCGGCGATTGAGGACACCACCCGGCGGACGGTGGGCGAGCTCGACGCCGTCCTGGGCCTGCTGCGGGACGGCGACCCGGCCCGCCCCGACGCCGCACCCGCTCCGACCCTCGCCGCCGACCTCGACGCACTGCTGGCCCGCACCCGGGCCGCCGGGACCACTGTCACCGCCCACCAGGACCCCGGACCGGCCGGGAACTGGGCGCAGCTCCCTGCCATCGCCTCCCGCGAGGCCTTCCGGATCGTCCAGGAGGGCCTGAGCAACGCCCTGCGCCACGGAACGGGCCCCGTCGAGCTGCGGATCGCCGTACGGGACAAGAACAACAGCGCAGGCAGTACCGACCGCGAACTGGAGATCACCATGACCAATCCGCCGGGCACCGCCGACGGGCGGCAGCCCCGCACCACCGGGGGCCGCGGGCTGCACGGCGCCGCCGAGCGGGCCACCCTGCTCGGCGGCCGGGTCGAGGCGGGCCCGCATCGGGAGCTGTGGCGGCTGCGGGCCGTCCTCCCGCTCGGCGGAGGTTCCCGATGA
- a CDS encoding IclR family transcriptional regulator translates to MTTAESVSPQSPDSLAGGGPGAPAAVKSAVRTVLLLEHFAARPGLHSLADIQHDLSLPKSSLYMLLRTLVNLGWVETDATGTRYGIGVRALLVGSSYIDGDEVVAAARPTLDRLSDDTTETIHLARMDGTSVVYLATRQSQHYLRPFTRVGRRLPVHSTALGKALLATHSDQEVRALLPRRLEAVTEHTITDREQLVEELALVREQGYAVDREENTLGLRCFGVAVPYRTPARDAVSCSVPVARLTAGHEQRIKAALFEARDRLSVATRRM, encoded by the coding sequence ATGACCACAGCCGAGTCGGTGAGCCCACAGAGCCCGGACAGCCTGGCGGGCGGGGGGCCGGGAGCGCCGGCGGCCGTCAAATCCGCCGTCCGTACGGTGCTGTTGCTGGAGCACTTCGCGGCGCGGCCCGGACTGCACAGCCTGGCCGACATCCAGCACGACCTCTCGCTGCCCAAGTCCAGCCTCTACATGCTGCTGCGCACGCTGGTGAACCTGGGGTGGGTGGAGACGGACGCGACGGGCACGCGGTACGGAATCGGCGTACGGGCCCTGCTCGTCGGCAGCTCCTACATCGACGGGGACGAGGTCGTCGCCGCGGCCCGGCCCACCCTGGACCGGCTCTCCGACGACACCACCGAGACCATCCACCTGGCCCGGATGGACGGCACGAGCGTCGTCTACCTGGCCACCCGCCAGTCCCAGCACTACCTGAGGCCGTTCACCCGCGTCGGCCGGCGGCTGCCCGTGCACTCGACCGCGCTGGGCAAGGCGCTGCTGGCGACCCACTCCGACCAGGAGGTGCGGGCGCTGCTGCCGCGGCGGTTGGAGGCGGTCACCGAGCACACGATCACCGACCGGGAGCAGCTCGTGGAGGAGCTGGCGCTGGTACGGGAGCAGGGCTACGCGGTGGACCGGGAGGAGAACACCCTCGGGCTGCGCTGCTTCGGGGTGGCGGTGCCGTACCGGACGCCGGCCCGGGACGCGGTGAGCTGCTCGGTGCCGGTGGCCCGGCTGACGGCGGGCCACGAGCAGCGGATCAAGGCGGCCCTGTTCGAGGCGCGGGACCGGCTGTCGGTGGCGACCCGTCGCATGTGA
- a CDS encoding aldehyde dehydrogenase (NADP(+)) has protein sequence MAATPVWSVDPRTGKQREQVAVEATSGEVDEAVRAAHAARGALADRTARAAFLRTAADLLDEAAAHVIEAADAETALGPGRLTGELARTTGQLRAFADAVDEGSYLDIRIDHADAGAVPPRPELRRYKVPLGVVAVYAASNFPLAFSVPGGDTASALAAGCPVVVKAHPDHPATSELCASLLRRAAVAVGLPAGVVAVVHGFDAGLELIRHPLVSAAGFTGSIRGGRALFDAAAARPVPIPFHGELGSLNPVVVTPAAAAERAEEIAAGLAGSVTLGVGQFCVKPGLVLVPAGSDGDRLTGALTKALGETEPGVLLDHRMRENFVSGVGERAALPGVSAPVTPGSGGEHTVGAGYLTVPAGLLLEGGAYEVLLEECFGPVTVVVRYADQGEAGSVLGLLPGNLSATLQLSAAEAEGGPGPAAELIAQVTALAGRIVVNGWPTGVAVAPAQHHGGPYPAATSHSTSVGGTAIERWLRPVAYQSVPDPLLPAELREGNPLGLPRRVTGG, from the coding sequence ATGGCAGCAACACCAGTCTGGAGTGTGGACCCCCGCACCGGGAAGCAGCGCGAACAGGTTGCGGTGGAAGCCACATCCGGCGAGGTGGACGAAGCGGTGCGTGCCGCCCACGCGGCGCGCGGTGCGCTCGCCGACCGCACCGCCCGCGCGGCCTTCCTGCGCACGGCCGCCGACCTGCTCGACGAGGCCGCGGCCCACGTCATCGAGGCCGCCGACGCCGAGACCGCCCTCGGGCCGGGCCGGCTCACCGGCGAACTCGCCCGCACCACCGGCCAGCTGCGGGCCTTCGCCGACGCCGTCGACGAGGGCTCGTACCTCGACATCCGCATCGACCACGCCGATGCGGGCGCCGTCCCGCCGCGCCCCGAGCTGCGCCGCTACAAGGTGCCGCTGGGCGTGGTCGCGGTCTACGCGGCCTCGAACTTCCCGCTCGCCTTCTCCGTCCCCGGCGGGGACACCGCGAGCGCGCTCGCCGCCGGCTGCCCGGTGGTCGTCAAGGCGCACCCCGACCATCCGGCCACCTCCGAGCTGTGCGCCTCGCTGCTGCGCCGCGCGGCCGTGGCGGTCGGGCTGCCGGCCGGAGTGGTGGCCGTCGTCCACGGGTTCGACGCGGGCCTGGAGCTGATCCGCCACCCGCTCGTCTCCGCCGCGGGATTCACCGGTTCCATCCGGGGCGGGCGGGCACTGTTCGACGCGGCCGCCGCCCGGCCCGTACCCATCCCGTTCCACGGCGAGCTCGGCTCCCTCAACCCCGTCGTGGTCACGCCCGCGGCCGCCGCCGAGCGCGCCGAGGAGATCGCCGCCGGGCTCGCGGGATCGGTCACCCTCGGGGTCGGCCAGTTCTGCGTCAAGCCGGGCCTGGTCCTCGTCCCCGCGGGCTCGGACGGCGACCGGCTCACCGGGGCGCTGACGAAGGCGCTGGGCGAAACGGAGCCGGGGGTCCTGCTCGACCACCGCATGCGCGAGAACTTCGTCTCCGGCGTGGGCGAGCGTGCCGCCCTGCCCGGCGTGAGCGCTCCCGTCACGCCCGGCTCCGGCGGCGAACACACCGTCGGCGCGGGGTACCTGACCGTCCCGGCCGGGCTGCTCCTGGAGGGCGGCGCGTACGAGGTGCTGCTGGAGGAGTGCTTCGGACCGGTGACCGTGGTCGTCCGGTACGCCGACCAGGGCGAGGCGGGGTCGGTGCTCGGGCTGCTCCCCGGGAACCTGAGCGCCACGCTCCAGCTGTCCGCGGCCGAGGCCGAGGGTGGTCCGGGCCCGGCGGCAGAGCTGATCGCGCAGGTCACGGCGCTGGCGGGGCGGATCGTGGTCAACGGCTGGCCGACCGGCGTCGCGGTGGCGCCGGCCCAGCACCACGGCGGTCCGTACCCGGCGGCGACCTCGCACTCCACGTCGGTCGGCGGGACCGCCATCGAGCGCTGGCTGCGGCCCGTGGCCTACCAGTCGGTGCCGGACCCGCTGCTTCCGGCGGAGCTGCGCGAGGGGAACCCGCTGGGGTTGCCGCGCCGCGTCACCGGCGGCTGA
- a CDS encoding TerD family protein yields the protein MTPGSNLPLNTVRVTVDVAAPVRLDVSGLLLAADGKVRSDADFIFYNQPSGPGVSYRSGGGAAPDSITVDTGALPPGIERIVVTASPDAAGQTFQGIEPTATVRHAESGAVIATFTPPQLGTETALVVVEVYQRGGVWKVRAVGQGYANGLAGIATDFGVSVDEDPPPPAAAPQAPAAPSAPSASSWPSAPATPAAPAFPTTPSAPPAAPAPSVAAPPAAAGAGKINLDKGRVSLQKNQTVSLVKNGRPLLSQVKMGLGWEPAFRGRDIDLDASVIAYGPDRNHIDSCYFGKLSILGGAVKHSGDNLTGEGAGDDEVIVVDLGRLPADATGLVFTVNSFSGQKFTEVAKAYCRLIDAASGEELVRFDLTSAEPQTGVMMAKLIRQFSGEWEMTAIGEFVKSRTVRGMVKPGSQTL from the coding sequence ATGACCCCAGGTTCCAACCTGCCGCTCAATACCGTCCGTGTGACGGTGGACGTGGCTGCCCCGGTGCGGCTCGACGTATCGGGACTCCTCCTCGCGGCGGACGGCAAGGTGCGTTCCGACGCCGACTTCATCTTCTACAACCAGCCGTCCGGGCCCGGTGTCAGCTACCGGTCGGGCGGCGGGGCGGCGCCGGACTCGATCACCGTGGACACGGGGGCGCTGCCGCCGGGCATCGAGCGGATCGTGGTCACGGCCAGTCCCGACGCCGCGGGTCAGACGTTCCAGGGCATCGAGCCCACCGCCACCGTGCGGCATGCGGAGAGCGGCGCGGTGATCGCCACCTTCACCCCGCCGCAGCTGGGTACCGAGACCGCGCTCGTGGTCGTCGAGGTCTACCAGCGCGGCGGCGTGTGGAAGGTGCGCGCGGTCGGCCAGGGGTACGCGAACGGCCTCGCCGGGATCGCGACCGACTTCGGGGTCTCCGTGGACGAGGACCCCCCGCCGCCCGCAGCGGCCCCGCAGGCTCCTGCGGCCCCGTCCGCGCCGTCCGCCTCCTCCTGGCCGAGTGCCCCGGCAACCCCGGCAGCGCCCGCGTTCCCCACGACGCCGTCGGCGCCCCCGGCAGCCCCGGCCCCGTCCGTCGCGGCGCCGCCGGCGGCCGCCGGCGCCGGGAAGATCAACCTCGACAAGGGTCGGGTCAGCCTCCAGAAGAACCAGACGGTGTCGCTCGTCAAGAACGGCCGCCCGCTGCTCTCCCAGGTCAAGATGGGCCTGGGCTGGGAGCCGGCGTTCCGCGGCCGGGACATCGACCTCGACGCGTCCGTGATCGCGTACGGGCCGGACCGCAACCACATCGACAGCTGCTACTTCGGCAAGCTGTCCATCCTGGGCGGTGCCGTCAAGCACTCGGGCGACAACCTCACCGGTGAGGGCGCCGGGGACGACGAGGTGATCGTCGTGGACCTCGGGCGGCTGCCCGCCGACGCCACCGGACTGGTCTTCACGGTCAACTCGTTCTCCGGCCAGAAGTTCACCGAGGTGGCCAAGGCCTACTGCCGCCTGATCGACGCGGCGAGCGGGGAGGAGCTGGTGCGCTTCGACCTCACCAGCGCCGAACCCCAGACCGGGGTCATGATGGCCAAGCTGATCCGCCAGTTCTCGGGCGAATGGGAGATGACGGCCATCGGCGAGTTTGTGAAGTCCCGCACAGTGCGCGGGATGGTCAAGCCCGGCTCCCAGACACTCTGA
- a CDS encoding alkaline phosphatase PhoX codes for MPLSRRDFTARTVIAGAGVALTGTVGALATAPGALAADDGTLRDEHGRPCEPGYGPLLSDPAGLLALPAGFSYRVITHSGVTSLDSGESTPSNHDGTAAFEGHRGVTLLVNNHELKGKREAWAHPVPLTEGLVYDPAAAGGCTVVEVRRGGEVAEWVGIAGTSTNCAGGATPWDTWLTCEETEDLAGKNGMTKDHGYVFEVDPHDRRANRDPKPIKAFGRYAHEAVVIDPRQGHAYLTEDASGPNGLLYRWTPPSGFRHGRGKLRTLAADAGVLAAAKCFDGAGRFVDDLSRATDIGTVYGVDWVTVPDRDARTLSVRKQFGDGAVTRARKLEGMWWADGGTYFVSSYAREESPGTAHDGQVWFYDPKRRTIRLTVVLGVNADPAKDGSFDGPDNITVSPYGGLVIAEDGSGLQHLFGATESGRTYPLARNELNLGTAQEPEYSEFTGVCFSPDGRTLYANIQEPGIMLAITGPWRRAH; via the coding sequence ATGCCGCTCAGCCGTAGAGACTTCACCGCCCGCACCGTCATCGCCGGCGCGGGAGTCGCGCTCACCGGCACGGTCGGGGCCCTCGCCACCGCCCCGGGAGCGCTGGCGGCCGACGACGGCACCCTGCGCGACGAGCACGGCCGCCCCTGCGAGCCCGGATACGGCCCGCTCCTGTCGGACCCGGCCGGACTGCTCGCCCTCCCCGCCGGGTTCAGCTACCGCGTGATCACCCACAGCGGTGTCACCAGCCTCGACTCCGGCGAGTCCACCCCGTCCAACCACGACGGCACGGCCGCCTTCGAGGGCCACCGCGGAGTCACCCTCCTCGTCAACAACCACGAGCTCAAGGGCAAGCGGGAGGCCTGGGCCCACCCCGTCCCGCTCACCGAGGGCCTCGTCTACGACCCGGCCGCGGCCGGCGGCTGCACGGTCGTCGAGGTCCGCCGCGGCGGCGAGGTCGCCGAATGGGTGGGCATCGCCGGTACGTCCACCAACTGCGCGGGCGGAGCCACCCCCTGGGACACCTGGTTGACCTGCGAGGAGACCGAGGACCTGGCCGGCAAGAACGGGATGACCAAGGACCACGGTTACGTGTTCGAGGTCGACCCGCACGACCGCCGCGCCAACCGCGACCCGAAGCCGATCAAGGCCTTCGGCCGGTACGCCCACGAGGCAGTGGTCATCGACCCGCGCCAGGGCCACGCCTACCTGACCGAGGACGCCTCCGGCCCCAACGGGCTGCTCTACCGCTGGACCCCGCCGAGCGGCTTCCGCCACGGGCGCGGCAAGCTCCGTACCCTCGCGGCCGACGCCGGCGTGCTGGCCGCCGCCAAGTGCTTCGACGGCGCGGGCCGGTTCGTGGACGACCTCTCGCGCGCGACGGACATCGGCACGGTCTACGGCGTCGACTGGGTGACCGTGCCGGACCGCGATGCGCGGACGCTGTCCGTGCGCAAGCAGTTCGGGGACGGCGCGGTGACCCGTGCCCGCAAGCTGGAGGGCATGTGGTGGGCCGACGGCGGCACGTACTTCGTCTCCTCGTACGCCCGTGAGGAGAGCCCGGGCACGGCCCACGACGGCCAGGTGTGGTTCTACGACCCGAAGCGGCGCACGATCCGGTTGACGGTCGTGCTCGGGGTGAACGCCGACCCGGCCAAGGACGGTTCCTTCGACGGCCCCGACAACATCACGGTCTCTCCGTACGGCGGCCTGGTGATCGCCGAGGACGGCAGCGGGCTGCAACACCTGTTCGGCGCCACCGAGTCCGGGCGCACGTACCCGCTGGCGCGCAACGAGCTGAACCTGGGGACGGCGCAGGAGCCGGAGTACTCCGAGTTCACGGGGGTCTGCTTCTCCCCGGACGGGCGCACGCTGTACGCCAACATCCAGGAGCCCGGCATCATGCTGGCCATCACCGGTCCGTGGCGGCGCGCACACTGA